Sequence from the Streptomyces peucetius genome:
GTCCGCCGGCCCTGCACGACGAGCTGACCGAGAAGTTCGGCACCTTCCCCCTGTTCCGCTTCTGGGGCCCCGGCGCCGACATCGTCTCCAGCCGGTGGATCGCCGACGCGACCCGCCACATCATGCGCACCCGGCGGCCCGATCTGACCCTGTGCTACCTGCCGCACCTGGACTACGACCTCCAGCGCTACGGCCCCGACGACCCGCGTTCCCACCGCGCCGCCGCCGACCTCGACGCGGTCATCGGCCCACTGCTCGACGACGCCCGGCAGGAGGGCCGGACCGTGGTCGCGCTGTCCGAGTACGGCATCACCCGGGTGAGCCGCCCGGTCGACATCAACCGGGCGCTGCGCCGGGCCGGACTGCTGGAGGTGCACACCCAGGACGGCATGGAGTACCTCGACCCGATGGCCTCCCGTGCCTTCGCCGTCGCCGACCACCAGCTGGCCCACGTCTATGTGCGCCGGCCCGAGGACCTCGACGCCACCCGCGAGGCCCTGGCGGACCTGCCCGGCGTCGACGAACTCCTCGGCGACGAGGGCAAGAAGGCTTACGGGCTCGACCACCCCCGCTCCGGCGAGCTCGTCGCCGTCGCCGAACCCGATGCCTGGTTCACGTACTACTACTGGCTCGACGACGCCCGCGCCCCCGACTTCGCGCAGCTCGTCGAGATCCACCGCAAGCCCGGCTACGACCCCGTCGAGCTGTTCATGGACCCGCACGACCCGTATGTGCGGCTGAAAGCCGCGGGGGCCGTGGCCCGCAAGAAGCTCGGCATGCGCTACCGCCTCGCGGTCGTGCCGCTGGATCCGTCACCGATCCGCGGCAGCCATGGCCGCCTCCCCGCGAGCGACGAAGAAGGTCCGCTCGTCCTGTGCTCCACCCCCCGCGCCGTGTCGGGCCGCGTCGAGGCCACCGAAGTGAAGTCCCTGCTGCTCCGGCTGGCCGGCCTCCACTGAGGCGGCGACCGTCACACCTCCGCACCCCCGTGAAGGAAAGAGAGATCATCGTGACCGCGTTCAACGACGAATCCGCCACC
This genomic interval carries:
- a CDS encoding nucleotide pyrophosphatase/phosphodiesterase family protein → MSDQRPTPLLVLDVVGLTPRLLDHMPRLKAFAAAGSQANLTTVLPAVTCAAQSTFLTGTLPAEHGIVANGWYFRELGDVLLWRQHNGLVSGDKIWDAARRAHPGYTVANICWWYAMGADTDITVTPRPVYYADGRKEPDCYTRPPALHDELTEKFGTFPLFRFWGPGADIVSSRWIADATRHIMRTRRPDLTLCYLPHLDYDLQRYGPDDPRSHRAAADLDAVIGPLLDDARQEGRTVVALSEYGITRVSRPVDINRALRRAGLLEVHTQDGMEYLDPMASRAFAVADHQLAHVYVRRPEDLDATREALADLPGVDELLGDEGKKAYGLDHPRSGELVAVAEPDAWFTYYYWLDDARAPDFAQLVEIHRKPGYDPVELFMDPHDPYVRLKAAGAVARKKLGMRYRLAVVPLDPSPIRGSHGRLPASDEEGPLVLCSTPRAVSGRVEATEVKSLLLRLAGLH